The window AATCCGCTCTACGGTCAGCAGCGCAATCCCGCCCGGCTGCTGCGACCGCACGCCGAGAACCGGTACCACCCGAGCGGATCCGAACCCGGTGCCGAGATCTTCCCGTACGTGGTGACCACGTACCGGCTGACCGAACACTTCACCGCCGGGGCGATGAGCCGCAACGTGCCGTACCTGGCGGAGTTGCAGCCGGAGTTCTTCTGCGAGGTCTCACCCGAACTGGCGACCGAGCGGGGACTGGAACACACCGGGTGGGCCACCATCGTCACCGCCCGCAACGTGATCGAGGCGCGGGTCCTGGTGACCGCGCGGATGGCGCCGCTGCGGGTCGACGGGCGGGTGATCCACCAGATCGGACTGCCGTTCCACTGGGGACCGAACGGTCTGAGTCGGGGTGACGCGGCGAACGAACTCTCCGCGATCTCGTTGGACCCGAACTCGCACATCCAGGAGGTCAAGGCGTTCAGCGCGGACATCCGACCGGGCCGGCGTCCACGGGGACCGGCCCGTCCCGCGATGGTCCGGGACTACCAGCGGCGGGCCGGCGTCACCGGGCGCACCGGAACGGGGGTGTAGGGCGATGGGCTTCGACCTGCGTGAGGCGGCCACCGGCATGGCCGACCCGGCGACCGTCGGCGGCTACGGCGCACATCCGGAACGGGTCGGCTTCTTCACCGACACCAGCGTCTGCATCGGCTGCAAGGCCTGCGAGGTGGCCTGCAAGGAGTGGAACACCCTCGCCGAGGACGGCCTGAACTTCACCGGCATGTCGTACGACAACAGCATCGGGCTCGGCGCCGACACCTGGCGGCACGTCGCGTTCATCGAACAGCCCCGCCAACTGGGCCGGCAGGAGACGTACCTGGCCCCGACCGAGCTGCCCGGCGAGCTGAAGCAGGTGGCGGCCGGACGCACCCCGGTCTCGCTCGGACTGCCGGCGTCGGCCCCGCCGGACGGGGTGGTCGGCACCGTACGGGAGATGGACTTCCGCTGGCTGATGTCCTCGGACGTGTGCAAGCACTGCACCCACGCCGCCTGCCTGGACGTCTGCCCCACCGGCTCGCTGTTCCGTACCGAGTTCGGCACGGTCGTGGTGCAGGAGGACATCTGCAACGGCTGCGGCTACTGCGTGCCCGCCTGCCCGTACGGCGTGATCGACAAACGGCCGACGGACGGCCGGGTGGCGAAGTGCACCATGTGTTACGACCGACTCTCGGTCGGCCAGGAGCCGGCGTGCGCCAAGAGCTGCCCGACCGACTCCATCCAGTTCGGCGAGCTCGACGAGCTGCGGGAGCGCGCCGCCGCACGGGTGCTCGCCCTACAGGCGGACGGGGTGACCAGTGCCCGGCTCTACGGCGCCGACCCGAACGACGGCGTCGGCGGTGCTGGCGCGTTCTTCCTGCTGCTCGACGAGCCCGAGGTCTACGGACTGCCGCCGGATCCGGTGGTGACCACCCGCGACCTGCCCGCCATGTGGCGGCGGGTCGGACTGGCGGCAGCGGGCCTCCTGGTCGGCCTGATCGCGGTCACCGTCTCCGGCGCCAGCGCCCCGACGGGAGCACGACGATGAACCGTACAAGCCTTCGGGTGGGAGCACGACGATGAACCGTCCCGACGTTCCGGCGGGAGCCGCGACGCTGACCGACGTACGACTCGACCGCGCGCCGGACCTGCCCGCCGAGCGGGACGCGGTGGTCGGGTCGGCCGGACGCCCCGGACGGCGCCAGCGCGGCGAGCGGCTGATGGTGCCGAAGGCGGACTTCCGCTCGTACTACGGGCGACCGGTGCTCAACGCACCGACCTGGGAGGCGCCCGACATCGCCGGTTACCTGTTCCTCGGCGGTCTGGCCGGCGCCTCCTCCACCCTCGCCGCGGCAGCCGAACTCACCGGCCGGCCGGCACTCGCCCGAGGGCTGAAGGCCGGCGCCGCCACCGCCATCGCCGGATCGCTCTACACCCTGGTCCACGACCTCGGCCGTCCGGAACGGTTCATCAACATGCTCCGGGTGGTCAAGGTGACCTCGCCGATGAGCATCGGGTCGTGGCTGCTCGCCGGCTACGCACCGATGGCGATCACCGCAGCCGCCAGCGCGGTCACCGGTCGGCTGTCCGTACCCGGCCGGCTGGCCACCATCGGCGCGGCCCTGCTCGGGCCGGCGGTCGCCGCGTACACCGGGGCCCTGATCTCGAACACGGCGGTGCCGGCCTGGCACGAGGGCCACCGGGAGATGCCGCTGCTCTTCGTCGGCTCGGCCGCCGCGTCGGCCGGCGGACTCGGCCTGCTGGTCGGATCCGGCGCCGAGTCCGCACCGGCCCGCCGGGCGGCGATGCTCGGCGCCGTCGCCGAGCTGACCATGACCCGCCGGCTGGAGCAACGGCTCGGCCCGCTCGCCGAACCACTGCAACAGGACCTCGGAGGGGCGCTGATCCGAGCCGGCAAGGTCCTCAGCGCCACCGCCGCGCTGACCCTGGCGCTCGCCGGACGCAACCGGAAGGCCGGCGTCGCGGCCGGGGTGGCACTGCTCGCCGGCTCCCTCTGCACCCGGTTCGGCATCTTCCACGCCGGCCTCGCCTCGGCCCGCGACCCGAAGTACACCGTGGGACCGCAGCGCGAACGGCTCGCCGCCCGCGACCGGGCCGCGAAGGAGTCGACATGAGTACGCTGCGCAAGCATCTTCCGCTGGCCGGGATCGTGGTCACCACCTGCGTCGCGGCCTACCTCGCGGCCCGGCGCGACCCCACCGGACCGGGTACGTCCCGGCGCGCCCTGGACGCACTGCGCCCGGCCACCGGCATCGCCGCCATGACCGCCGCCCTGCGCAACCGCGCCTCCTGAGCGGTCGGTCGGTCGGACCACCCAACCGCCTCTTGAGCGGTCACTCCAACAACCCGGCCGTTTCCTGAGCGGTCAGTCGACCCCGGCCACCTCCCGGGTGCGGCGGTGAAACCCGGTAACCGCCTGTGCGAATCCGTCGAACCCGCGGTTCCATCGATCGTGCCCGGACCGTGGGCCGATCCGCTGCGTCACGATCTTGAATCGGTGTGTGTTCGGACGCTACATTCATCGAAGTGATCACTACCGTCGATGTGATCGCTGTCGTCGTCCGTACCTACGTCGCCGGGCCGCCCCGGCCGCACCGGAGGTCTTCTGTGGACACCAGCGCCGACCCGTCCCCCTCGCCCGACAACTCCCCGTCAGGCTCGGCCTTGTCCCGACGCCGCGCCCTGGCCATCGGCCTTGGTGGCGCCGCCGGTCTCGCCATAGCGTCACCCGCCTGGGCCGTGACCGACCATCGGCCGGGAGCGCACCGCCCGCCCACGCTCAACCCGGGCGACCGCCTCGTTGCCGGACGGGTCTCGGCTCGGCGGGCCATCGACCACCTGCGGGTCCTCTCCGAGCGGATCGGCCCGCGCATCGGCGGCACCCCATCGGAACGCGCCGCCGCGAACTACCTGGAAGACGTGCTGGACGACCTCGGCTACCGGACCACGCTCCAGCCGTTCCCGGTCGCGGACAAGTTCCTGGCCCAGCTCAGCTCCCGCCCGGGGCTGCCCGACGACCTGAACTGGCAGGTCGGCGCGTCACCGCACGCCGCCCTGAACACCCGGGTCAGCGGTCGGGTGGTCGACGTGGCGGCCGGCGCACCGGCCAACTACCCCGAGGACGTCACCGGCAAGGTGGTACTCGTCGACTACGTGGCGGCACAGCGCGAGACGCTCGTCGCGACCGCCGTGGCGCGGGGGGCGGCGGCCGTGGTGTTCCTCCCGGCCGACCTGGTGGAGCCGCGACGGGCCTCGGCCTTCGCACCGACCCTGCCCGGCTCGGCCACCACGCCGGTGCCGATCCCGGTCGTCGGTGTGGCTCAGGCACAGAAGCACCGGCTCCGGGAACGCCTCGCCGCCCGCCCGTTCACGCTCACCGTCGCCACCACCGCACACCGTGGCCTCACCTCCCACAACGTGCTCGCCGAGCGGGCACCGCGACGGGACGCGAGCACCAGCCCGGTGGTGATGGTGAGCGCCCACTACGACACCGTGATCGGTGCGCCGGGCGCCAACGACGACGGCTCGGGCACCGTACTCTGCCTCGAACTGGCCCGGGTGCTGCGCTCCCTGCCGACCGACGCGACCATCCGCTTCGGACTGTGGGGCTCGGAGGAGCAGGGCCTGATCGGCTCGCGGTACTACGTGGCCCAGTTGCCCCAGGCCGAACGCGACCGGATCGTGGCGGTCTACCAGAACGACATGGTGGCGACGAGCTGGGATCCGGCGACCCGCTACTGGCTGCTTTCCTTCGACGGACTGGCGAACCGGGCGACCACCGAGGTCGCCGCCGCCGCCACCCGACTCGGCTACGAGCCGCGCATCTCCCCGGTGACCCTGCGCGGCTCCAGTGACCACCAGTCGTTCCAGGAGGTCGGCATCGCCAGCGCCAACTTCTCCTGGCGTGGGGAGGAGTCCCCGGCACTGCTCGAACCGCCGTACCACAGCCCCGAGGACACCATCGCCAAGAACGTCAGCGCCGAACGCCTCCAGGTCTCCCTGGAACTGATCGGCTGCGCCGCCTACGCCACCGCCCGCAACCCCACCTAAACCTCCACGCTTCGACTTCGGCTCCCCATGATCATTGCTCGCTCAGGCACGTAACCGTCGGGTTGTGGCGTGCTCCAGTGCTCAATGATCATGGGGAGCCCATAGCAGATCGTGGGGCAGGTGGGGTGATTTCCACAGGCGTCGCGCTCATCCACAGTTGCGCGGGCGTCGGTTGACCGCGAGTCGGAGGACGTCGACATTCGCGGGGTGAACGAAGCTCTGCGGTTGTTGGTCGAGCGCGGCGAGGGCCTGGTGACGTGGCGATCGGCGCGCCGGGCGGTGTCACGGCGATCGCTGGGATGGGCAGTTCGGTCCGGTCGGCTGTATCGGGTGCTACCCGAGATCTACGCGGACGCGCGACTCGTGGCCGCCGACCCACCGGGTGCCGTCGCCTCCCCGCTCACCGGTCTGGCACCCGCGCTGCGTCGACGAGCGGTGCTGATGTACGCGGACGGGCGCGGGGCATTGAGCCACACCACCGCGCTCGACGTATGGGCCCTACGGCGACAGCCCGCTGACGAACCGCTGCATCTGAGCATTCCCCAGGGGGTCGCCCTACGGAGTAGGTCCGGCCTTGTGGTTCATCGCCGAATCGGGTTCGAGGTGGCACCTCCGCAGGCGATGATCCGTGGGAACCTGCGGGTGGTCCGGATCGAGCGGGCCCTTGTCGAGGCGTGGCCACTGCTGGCGCCGGCCGAACGACCCGAGTCGGTAATCGGTGCGGTCAACCAGAGGCTGACCACGCCCGACCGGATCGGCGTCGCTCTGATGGCGCTGCCTCGATTGTCGGGCCGGGCCGAACTGCGGGTGTTGCTCGATCGGCTGGCTGCGGGGTGCCGGAGCGCGTTGGAGATCTGGGGACACGACCATGTCTTCACCGGTCCGGGAATGCCGCGGTTCCAGCGCCAGGTCCGTATCCAGGTCGCGAACCGGACGATGTACCTCGACGTGTACGCCGAACGGGAGCGGGTCGCCTTCGAACTCGACGGAGCGGCAACCCATGGCGATCCCCGTCAACGGGAGATCGACCTGCGACGCGACGCCCTGCTCGCCACGGTCGGCATCATGGTCGTCCGGTTCAGCCACCGACGACTGGTTCACGACACTGCGCAGGTACGCCGCGAGATCATCGCCATCCTGGCCACGCGCTGACTCCGTCAGGGACATGCTCGGTCAGCCGTGATGCCGGCCGGGGAGGGGCGCCCCTCCCAGGAACGCCTCGTACACCTCACGGACGTCGTCGTCGATCTGTGGTCGGACGTTGCTGTAGCGGACGTCGGCCCGGTCGCGGTGCGGTCCCGACAGCCAGTACTCCTCGTGAGTCTCGACGTTGTAGAAGTTGGCGTCGGCCATGCCCTGTCCGCGGCGGAGCGTGTGACCGTGCCAGTAGGCGGTCTGCCAGCTCTTGGAGAAGCGCACCCGGCTGATCCAGGCCGGGCCACGGTCGGTGTTGTGCCCGGTCTTCAGCTGCACGAACATGATCCGCTCCGGCATCGGGCCAGTGTGTCAGGCCCCTCGATCGCCTCGACACCAGTTTTCCGGAACCCGGGTCCGAAGTGTGGCTGCCCTCGTGCGAACAGCGGTTGTCACGGGTGGGCGCCGCCGTACTGGAAGTAGCCAGAAGCTGCCATGGACCACCGGTTGACGCGGAAGCGGCGATACGGCCGGATCGTTGGTCGACCCGGCCGTATCGAGAGCCGACGGCGGTCAGGCGCCCGAGGGCACCGGAAGGCGCACCGGTGTCGCGCTTCGATTGGTTATCCGGCGGTCAGCTCGTTGCGGTGGGCGGTCAGGAACTGCTCCAGCGTCTGCACCGACGGGTTGACCGTACGGGTGAACCCGAGGTCGCGCCGCCCGAGGAAGGCCTCCGGGAACTCGGCGTAGTACTGGAACATGTTGCCGTACTCGACGGCGGCGGGGAAGCCGAGGGCGCGGTACGCGTCGTGCGTGAGCGGCCGGTAGACGACCTCCTCACCGAGGACCCTGCTGTACGTCGCGGCGATCTCGGTGCCGGTCAGGAACTCACCGGCGATGCCCACCGTACGGTCCACCAGGTCGGTGCCGCTCTTGAGGATCCCGAGTACGGACTTGCCGATGTCCTCGGCGGTGATCCCGGCGATCCGGCTGTCCAGCATCGGCAGTCCGAGGACGAGTTGCCCGCTCTCGTCGCGTTGCGGACCGACCCCGGACAGCAGGTTGTCCCAGTAGAACGTGGTACGCAGGTAGGTGGTCGGCACTCCGGCGGTGGCGAAGAAGCTGTCGGCCTCCGCCTTGGCGTCGAAGTGCGGCACCTTGAAGCGACCGTCGAGGGTCGGCATCCGGTCGTCGGTCAGCGGGATCGACTCACGGGTGTCCTCGAGGGTGGACCAGACCACGTGCCGCAGGTCGGCGAACTTCGCCGCCTCGGCCAGGTTTCTCGCCTCGGTCAGTTCCCGCTCGGCCGACATGTGCGCCCAGAAGAAGGTGACGGCGAAGGCGCCGTACGCCCCGTCGAACGCTTTTTCCAGGCTGGCCCGGTCGTAGAGGTCGGCCTCGACCACCTCCGCGCCGAGG of the Micromonospora sp. NBC_01796 genome contains:
- a CDS encoding 4Fe-4S dicluster domain-containing protein yields the protein MGFDLREAATGMADPATVGGYGAHPERVGFFTDTSVCIGCKACEVACKEWNTLAEDGLNFTGMSYDNSIGLGADTWRHVAFIEQPRQLGRQETYLAPTELPGELKQVAAGRTPVSLGLPASAPPDGVVGTVREMDFRWLMSSDVCKHCTHAACLDVCPTGSLFRTEFGTVVVQEDICNGCGYCVPACPYGVIDKRPTDGRVAKCTMCYDRLSVGQEPACAKSCPTDSIQFGELDELRERAAARVLALQADGVTSARLYGADPNDGVGGAGAFFLLLDEPEVYGLPPDPVVTTRDLPAMWRRVGLAAAGLLVGLIAVTVSGASAPTGARR
- a CDS encoding NmrA/HSCARG family protein translates to MTEKKVIAVVGATGAQGGAAARAILADGEFAVRAITRNPDSEQARVLADLGAEVVEADLYDRASLEKAFDGAYGAFAVTFFWAHMSAERELTEARNLAEAAKFADLRHVVWSTLEDTRESIPLTDDRMPTLDGRFKVPHFDAKAEADSFFATAGVPTTYLRTTFYWDNLLSGVGPQRDESGQLVLGLPMLDSRIAGITAEDIGKSVLGILKSGTDLVDRTVGIAGEFLTGTEIAATYSRVLGEEVVYRPLTHDAYRALGFPAAVEYGNMFQYYAEFPEAFLGRRDLGFTRTVNPSVQTLEQFLTAHRNELTAG
- the nrfD gene encoding NrfD/PsrC family molybdoenzyme membrane anchor subunit; the encoded protein is MNRPDVPAGAATLTDVRLDRAPDLPAERDAVVGSAGRPGRRQRGERLMVPKADFRSYYGRPVLNAPTWEAPDIAGYLFLGGLAGASSTLAAAAELTGRPALARGLKAGAATAIAGSLYTLVHDLGRPERFINMLRVVKVTSPMSIGSWLLAGYAPMAITAAASAVTGRLSVPGRLATIGAALLGPAVAAYTGALISNTAVPAWHEGHREMPLLFVGSAAASAGGLGLLVGSGAESAPARRAAMLGAVAELTMTRRLEQRLGPLAEPLQQDLGGALIRAGKVLSATAALTLALAGRNRKAGVAAGVALLAGSLCTRFGIFHAGLASARDPKYTVGPQRERLAARDRAAKEST
- a CDS encoding endonuclease domain-containing protein: MLPEIYADARLVAADPPGAVASPLTGLAPALRRRAVLMYADGRGALSHTTALDVWALRRQPADEPLHLSIPQGVALRSRSGLVVHRRIGFEVAPPQAMIRGNLRVVRIERALVEAWPLLAPAERPESVIGAVNQRLTTPDRIGVALMALPRLSGRAELRVLLDRLAAGCRSALEIWGHDHVFTGPGMPRFQRQVRIQVANRTMYLDVYAERERVAFELDGAATHGDPRQREIDLRRDALLATVGIMVVRFSHRRLVHDTAQVRREIIAILATR
- a CDS encoding M28 family peptidase — its product is MITTVDVIAVVVRTYVAGPPRPHRRSSVDTSADPSPSPDNSPSGSALSRRRALAIGLGGAAGLAIASPAWAVTDHRPGAHRPPTLNPGDRLVAGRVSARRAIDHLRVLSERIGPRIGGTPSERAAANYLEDVLDDLGYRTTLQPFPVADKFLAQLSSRPGLPDDLNWQVGASPHAALNTRVSGRVVDVAAGAPANYPEDVTGKVVLVDYVAAQRETLVATAVARGAAAVVFLPADLVEPRRASAFAPTLPGSATTPVPIPVVGVAQAQKHRLRERLAARPFTLTVATTAHRGLTSHNVLAERAPRRDASTSPVVMVSAHYDTVIGAPGANDDGSGTVLCLELARVLRSLPTDATIRFGLWGSEEQGLIGSRYYVAQLPQAERDRIVAVYQNDMVATSWDPATRYWLLSFDGLANRATTEVAAAATRLGYEPRISPVTLRGSSDHQSFQEVGIASANFSWRGEESPALLEPPYHSPEDTIAKNVSAERLQVSLELIGCAAYATARNPT